A window of Rhipicephalus microplus isolate Deutch F79 chromosome X, USDA_Rmic, whole genome shotgun sequence genomic DNA:
caaatcccagtggaagcggctgcatttccgatggaggcggaaatgttgcaggtccgtgtgctcagatttgggtgcacgttaaagaacaccaggtggtcgccATTCCCggggccctctactacggcgtctctaataatcatatggtgggtttgggacaataaaccccacatatcaatcatcccCACACACTTTTCTAGACGAGCACGAAATAATCTTTTTCTGTCATCCTGATAGCTTTGGCGTCCTCATTAAAAGACAAGGAATGATTTGATGTGATACCTGCCCTCAATATATCCTTGTCTCGAACCattaattttttatttaaaaaaaccgACTTTATGAATATGAAATATCAGCGCTCtagagaatttgattggctgAGGAACACGTTTGTCACCCTGAGCTCCTGCAACTCGAATAATAACAAGCAAAAGCTTCGGGTGAATGGCTTTAATTTGAGGCACGTGTTACAAGTACCATACAATGCCATCACATAAAAGGAGTCGTTTGCGGGACCATATCTTAGCAAACACGCAGGCTATACTGGGGTGCCTGATGAATAGAGCTTGAGCTACCTAATATATGTTGACGCCTCGCCAACGCACATCACTTTTGTCGAGCAGAACTGCAGTCGAGTGCACGAAACATGTTTTTCTATCAGCAGCGTACGTTTCGTGTAGTGCTGCAGGTAGTAACAATGCTAATCTAAGGTAGCATCATTGCAGCATGCCATACCGAATATATATTGCAATGTTTTACTGCTCACTGCCTAATAGTTTCCAACAAAACATTACCCAAAGCTAGCTAAGAATAAGTGAAAATAACAAACGCCATATAATATTAGACAATATTCCGGAAAATGTTACAAATTTGGAGAACGCTAGCATACAGTACACATCGAGCAAACATACTCCCTAAACCCATAGCCAACGTATTAAGCAAAAACCAGGTGGCATGATGTTCCCAAGACTGCGCTGCAGATTGGTTGGCATCAAAAATGTGAGACATTAGTTAACCCAACTGAACACAATGGAAGTCTGCAACCAATATCTAGATCTTGGCAAGAGTATGGCAAAATTACCAAGCGGTGGCAGCACTCTATTGCGATTATTCAACTAATGTCGAGATATTCAATGGTGGCTAGGGTGTCCCTGACTTATTCATTAGAATGATTTATAGGCTTTTCCGTACTAAACCACTTTTAATTACGAGACACGCTATAGTGTTACACTCCAGAAATTTAGCCCATCAGTTTTATTTAACGAGAAGTTATCGCGCAACGGGAAGGTCCTCGGGccttttgcctccaccgaaacgCGACCGCACGGCGGTGATATAACTTGTTACCTTCAGGTACGCAACCGGGTGCCATAAGAAGAATATCGGAACGGTGGCGCAAAGAGCCAAATAACATTTTCGCCTTAAAAAAACGTTGTTAGCACATATCAGCCCGGTTATTCTCAGTTGCATTGCTCTTAAATGTAAGAGATTCAAGTTCTCCTAAAGATATATCTTGCTAAAAAATCTATATGGTCCCGAAAGCCACGTTGAGTAGAGGCGAATCGGCAAAGACTGTAGCTTGATATAGCACACTGTAAAATACCCGCAGTCTGCTATGTGTCGGAAAGGCTGCGCCTATGTATCAAGGCACTAACCTGAATGTCGGGGCCTTGGTCAGCAGGTCTGCCCTTGGAATGGTATCGGCTGGAATTACGTGCTGCATCATGGCAGACGAAGAGGTTTGGATCGTGTCGGACACCGATGAAGGCTACGTAGCCCAGTGCTGGTGCGATGCTGCATCGATCGGCTGTGCATTCGGAGACATTTTCTGCAGGAACGAATGAAGGTTGAGACAAGGCGCCCACACCAAGTTGCAGCTCTTGCTGTGGAGGCGTGCTGTAGGTGACGTAGCCCTCCTTTTCTGCCGTCGGGAAACTGTCGCCAGTGCGAGGTAATGGTGTTCCCATAATCACGGTAGAAGGAGACGAGGACCCTATTATTTAGATTCCCCGTATCGATCCGAGAACCCTCAGAAGCACCGAAAAAGAAGCCTGCATAAGGTTTTAGAACACTTTTTCGCAGCCTGCGCGTGAGCCGAGTCTCTTGATGATGATCCCCACTCCCAGTCTTCGTTTTTCTTCACCACGTAGCGTTTGCCTACAAAAATACACTGAAAAACTTCTGTTTCAAACAAAGAATACTTAGAATATTCATATTTCTGCAATTTTTAATTATTCTTACCTAATTTCACCAGCGTCTTcgtagtatttatttattcaagaaATCCCCCATAAGGTAAAACACGATGCTATGTGAATAATGTGGAATGTAAGTATTAAGCTTGCTTGTTTTTGTACCGGTCTACCTTGCAGTTTCTTTAGTCAATGAATATTTCCAGCATATTCATATTCTACGCCTCTCGATTGCGTAATTTCTTcttaagaaaaaaatatattgctgGTATGCTAACTTACTTCACTTTCCGTTGGGTCGGAAAACCAATATTATTGATATGAGCTTGTAGAATTGGCCGAAGAAGAAAAATTTGTTATGTATAGAGAAAAAATCTCCCACTCATTTTTAACCAATATTTTTCTCAGGTTTAATTGACTTTCAATCGTCCCGGCATAAACAACTCTAGCTTATTTACTTTTAAGTACAAGTGGAGACGATATTCCTCTTTTGTTTTCGAGGTTGTACGCCCATTGAATCCAGTGACCAACTTCTCAAATACTTATATAATTTTAAGTTTGAAGAGAATTATGAATACGCTGCCACCATGTAGTACGAGAGCGGGAGCAGATTTTTAGAGGCCCCTGCCATTGAACAGGATTTTTACAATAGATATAAacaaatgaacgaatgaatgaatgaatgaatgaatagaatTAAAAACTTCCTATATGAGGCTTTGTCCAAACGGTCAGATCAAAAATAGCGCTATGGACCCATGATTGTAAGGTATCTTATCAAAGAGCATTGTGTATATAAACTGAACATAAAGGTGGAAAGGTGTAATCTAAATTAACCGTAAAAAAGCTCTTCTAACTTATGAAAAAACTTGGATTTCTCGAGGGATTCCAGAATAAGAGAAGCTGCGTGTCGAACACTACTTTGCAAGCAATGCTAAGCAAGTTGTACAATATAGAATTTATAATCAGGTTGCAAACTTAAGAGTACAGACAGCACGGCGAAGAAGAGTTATGATAACCAACATACTGAGTTGCTTCAAAAAATGGACCGAGGTAAATGTTTTTAGCAATCAAAAACAAAGTTCTTTTGCTCATAAATGTCGTATTGGTGTATTCAAAGCCAAGTAAATGGTCTAGTTTCATTAAAGATATTTTTGAACCACTTGAAGTTGTTCACAACTGCCTTCTTGTACCTCTTATTCTCTGGTAATCAAGTGAAGACATTAAAAAGGTTATTGCCACATACACCTCAATAGAATTTTCATTAGGTACCATTTTGAATTAAACACTAGATTAGTAGTAATTACCTTGACATCGACAACGAACTAAGAAGATAGTGGCTACGACAGAACACTGAGAACAACATAGGTTGGGTGTGCTTCTTGTAAGGACGTTTCTGTTTTTAAGAAATCGTGTGGAGTGATAGCTAGGAGACCATGTATATAATCAATATGATGGGTCAGCTAACTTGCTGCAAGTATTTTTAAGTACTCGCGCAATTAAAACAAATCATAGATTATTAAGGAAATAATTTTATATTGCTGCAGGGAACGGAGGTTCATAAACGAGCACGACATTCATCCAACCCACCATTTTTCACTAAGATTTCTTCGTTACCAGGTCTCAGCCATATTCGTATTTCTTATTTACTGGGGTACTGAGTATCCAAGAAGAGACGAAAGTTTTCACCGTTTTTAAACATGTAAAGAATTTTTCGTATTGAGGCTTTCATTGCTGCTCTTGCATTTTTAAAGTTGAAAAAAGAATCCGGGTTAATTACACACCCTTGAAAATGCTGACTCTCTGCCCGTGTGTACATTCTGACTGTGTTTTTTTGCCCCCCTTCCAAACAGACCACCTGTTTTTGCTTTCGCCTCCTCTTCCTCTACTATTAAAATTGACAACAATTGCGATAACTGACGTTTCACGTCGGCTAATTATGATATATTATTtagagacgccgtggtgaagcGCTGTGAAAACTTCTCACCACCTGACTTTCTTAAACATACTCCTTAACTTAACCACAGGGGTAGTTAAGCCATTACCCCTGCTCTCTCGAAATCAGGTAACATCAGCCGGAATTCTGCACGGCGAACTTCGGTCAGTGTTCCAGCGCAATATCGAATAGAACACTGTAGCAGTTAGATCGGAGAGTGTGTTAGAAGCACAATCATACTCGCGCAAACGTGGGCAGTTCCTGGCTTGAAGAAGACACCGCCCCTTGTCTAAAACTTGGCTTCAGCCATAGTGCTTCTTAGAGGAATTTTCTCGTTTTGTTAGAACACAGTAACACTAATTAAGCAAAGTAGAGAGGCTTGGACAATCGCTTGGTGTCATTCATTTGCACACATGAAGGAATAAATGAAGTATGTTGCTGATTTAGTGCAGTACGGTGAGCATATTTTCGCACTTGTTTACGACTGATAACTGTGCCTCGATTCCCAGCTGGTGATTGAGGCATTGAATTTGCCTTCACTGCTGTGGCTTAAAGTAAGCTTTCTAGCCGATGGTACGACACAATAGGCACCGTTTCTGGGATGGCTTCCAATCTCTGGAACGCACTGTTCCAAAACGAGTGGCGCTCATATGAGAAGTCTTGACCTTGTGCCCCTCCAGGTCACGCTGAAGAGTCAAGGCAACCAGCACTGCTGGCCTCTGGCCATTCGTACAGATGGAAGAACACAACGTCCAGGCTCACCGCCGCAAACTGTGAGCAAAGGCGCAAAAACAAATGGAGGGCTTCTCAAGCCCAGTATACCATCACCCATGCACCATTTAAACAGGTATATCTACCACAAGGCTGAGCATTGCACGGCAAACAAGAGAACGAAGGCCCTTCATATTTTTGCTTCTGAGCCTCAAAGTTCTCCTTCCGTTCATCAGACGGCATCAAGGTATGCGGATAGACTACAGGCTGAAGCGCTTGAACATAGCCCATGAAATATTCCCGGGTTATGGCTGACGACTTTTTCCTTGGAGTCAACTTAGTCAAATGCATAATGTAGCCTCTGAGATTTGTACGGCTGAAACTAGTTAGGGCCTCCTCTTATTGTCGTTCACGTCCGTGATGGGGAAACTCGTGGATGTGAAAGACAAAAAATCGATTGACGCTAGACTATAGGCTATTCATATTTTTTACCAATCATTATAAAACCCTCTTGTCGATGAGTTCAACGTCCATATTATGTCTAGCTTTGTCGTCAAAGCTCACTCCGCAGACATTGTGGTTAGAAAATCATGGTTATCGTGGAAACAAGATTGTATTTGAATGAAACAAAGCTTCAACAGATGATCTACAAATAAAATTGTGAAAAGAGCACTGTAAAATCGTGAAAACACAAACGCTTTATACTAGTCCGTGACTGCAACGTAGACAATGTGAACCTCAAGACAGCTTTGTTGTCGACATTATGTCGCTTTACGTCACTCAAATTACATTATATGGAGAAATGCTCCTattacacgcacgcacacaaaacaTAATTAAAATGCACTAATAGTGATCATATTCTAGCAAAACTTTATAAAAACCTACAATCGCAGGTCCTTTACACTTCTCAGATACTTCAACTTTGACATGGTGGACCTTTGGGCCAAGCTTCGTCCAATTGTCCTCACtgacttcgtggagatgcgtggatttttAAAAGCTTGCTCTTTTTTCCTTGTGGCTTGTTATACGGCGGCTTCTGGCGTGTACAGCAGTGTTCCCAGAAGGTGGACTTCTGCAGTCAGCGCTCACGATCAACCCGTTCTTATGGTTCCAACAATGTTTACTAGAGGGCGCACCACCACACAAGTCGCCGGTTTTCCATGGACCGCGCGCTTGCCTACTCGAAGTGGCTTTGAAACAAAGAGAAGCGAAGAGAAAAGCGTGGCGTCAGAACTGTCTCCAACTCAGGTGGCCAATGCAACAAAGCCACTAAGAGGACGGGAAGTGGGAGATAAAAAGGAATCTGAAACAGAGAGGAATATAACAGTATGACAGTGGTGTTTGGTCTGGCCGTGCATGAACGCGTGCTGCCACCGCGCCGAGAGGAGAGAAAAAAGGAACGTGAAGCAAGCCAGCTGGTTGAGGAGGATCCTCGCGACTATGTCCACTTTGTTCTCGTCGCTTCGCAGGCACGGCAACATGTGAAAAAATTCTAAGATCAGTGTTAGACACGGGTATCGATATCCTGCCAAGCCTCTTCCCCTGCCTGCTCTCAATAAATGAAGAACACCTCATAGCTGCACGTCTCCACTTTATAAGCGTTTTAGACATTTGACTCATGGCAACAGCAACTATCACATAGAGGTGCAGGAGGATCACGTGCCGATGACCGTGGCCATTACTGTGCAGTTCCTGCCACAAAACGTGCTCAATAACGCTGTCTTCGAGGTACACAGCAGACGCCGGCTCGTTAACACGCCTTACTGCAGAAATTGTCTCGCAAAAAGAATGTCCCCTGAACATGCAaacaagctcctctaacatccactttgtggatatggcggtgaatgttagatgcgaagcagctctttgacttgACAGTGTAATGCTGTTCGGTACGCCCGTACGAAACATCTTGCCGCAAGTGTTggtgcggtgccaagtaggtcaagtctctgctgcgttgacgtcactctcttcctcacCCGCATCAGCTGCCGGCCTCTCCCCACGCTCGCAACCAACTACTTGCTCGctacacacttctctctcgcctTACCCTCTCCATCGTGCACAACACTCAACTGCACGTCCAGTGCAAGcattagacagatttagttgcgcgtccagtTCAGTCGTACGGAAGCAGCACACCAGCCGTTCGCAATGGCAGGCTGCATACGTGCGGCTGCTGCGGACGCACAACTCAATCTGTCTGCTCCTTCGGCTCGTTGATTGCAATGAAACTTGCATGAAACCCGACCCGCCCCCTTGTGTTCTCGTTTCGAACAAACTTTTACTTTAGTAAATGCTACACCTAgattcgcttcaaaccgttcttcaagCATACGTGCCGACGACCCTTTCAATCGGGTCGACGCCGTGTGCTCCGCTGCTGCTTCgtatcccatcagggttccttcCGGAATTTTTCGAGCCCACTGTGTTTTATGCGGGAGTCAATCATGTCTACTTAGACATATTTTTGTCACAGAAATCATCAGGAAGTGAGGCCGAAAATTCCGTCAATAGATGTCGCCCCCATTGCCTTTTGTTATCCAGTCACACATGTCTGGCACGCTACGCACCAAGCCAAGGCCACACTCCCTAGACGCTCACAAACACGCCATTAATGTCTAACACTCGGATCTAGCTGCGACCGTTCTAAAGTGAAGGAATGTGTCATGACCATGACAGCAATGATTCTTTTTTTCAACGCGTCATTTCTACCTGTTCATCCTGTTCGGTTCATTTCTAATAGGAGAACTGCAATTTTATTGATGCAATACCGCATTTCCACGTTCCCCTATGACCCTTACCCATGTCCTCGCTTTTAGCACCcaaccatgcaaaaaaaaaattgtgcgttGTCTGGCTGTAACTCCACGTTTTCCGTTTACTCTTAGCCGggatgttttgtttgttttttttttgctggtcgaaCCATTTCGCCCATGTGACCAATTCGTTGACGTCACCAAAACATCAGGGCTGCCGCGGCTAGAGCCCCTTCTTGTACACTGTACCGTGGGGCTTTTTTTACCATTCGCCGTCCGTTTGAAGTCGTGACAAGCCGGTGCTAAGTGAACAAATTATGAAAAGACTCTGCGTCTGTGATAACAGCAATAGTATGACGGCTGAAGAGATGGTAAGAAGTGTCCGAAAATGCCTTGGATATAAAAATTCGTTCCCCTGTGGAGCAAACGAAAGTCGGTAAAAAACATTTTCTGTGCCAGAACCATCCTCATCGAAATTTTGGCCTGCTGAGACGTGTTCGCAATTTGTTTCGCGTCAGTGTTCCGTGCACACAAACATGTGTAGGTGCCTTTGGTGGCAAAGCTGTTCGTGCATCTTGTTTTGTGAGGTCTCCTTGCTGTGAGATATCCGGCCAGTGCCGTAATGACCCATGCTAAGACTTCTTATTCGCAGCATTTAGCGTTAGCAAACGACCGCATCCGCTCCTTCCAATTTTTACGGACAAGCGCGTACTATTACATGCTGCTTATGTAAGCAAGATATGCTGGGGTGTTTTGTGATGAAATGGTGCAAAAGTGTTACTAcgccattcgttttttttttcgcctgtcaTTTATTGTGAAAACAAGCTGTAGCTGTGGACGTAATATTTCGCGGTGTCGCAAAACAATTGCGCATGTTTTATTAGTTTGGCCTGGAAAGAAAGTGCAAATAAGTTGTGCGCTACCTTGTTGAACTCTCATCTTTATCAGCAAACTATTCAGTGCCTTGATCGCCGTGTGGATGCTTGCTTTCGCTGTTATCTCTTTGTTGAATTCCCAATTTTACCATACCAGCGCGCGGGTTGTTTGAATCGCAAAGACAGAATGAGATAGTTCCCTGTGTACGTTTTTTCGAGTAGTGTTGCGTTATGGTGTCCGTTACAACTACTTGCTTCCTCGTAGTCTTTATTGTAAGATATGACAGTGTATCTCAGTTCAAGCTAAGATGCAACCATACGTACACTTTCTAAAGTTGCTCCTATTTTTTATACGCCGTGAGCTCAACAAGATGcaaaggcaggcattttgaaaaTATTTCAGTGATAAACCAGTGCTAGACTAGCTCTGATATCTGTTTAGGGGCAGTGTACTGGGGGACACACTGAAAACATCATGTCACGGGATCATGTACTATTATCCCAGAAAAAGGTTTTGGTATTGCCAGAGGGCACCAAATTTCACCTAGCATGACTTCTTACATcaactgtgtttgttttcaacagcCATTTTTCAGTCTGAAAGATTCTTTTTTTCTCGATTTTGAGTCACCAGAATAAGTAATCTGTATTTCAGGATGGCAATTGTACAGTACGAAATTTGATGTGGGACTGTGAGCAATTTATTTCGAACGTAGTCTGAATTGCTATGTTTCGCAGGACCCTCTTCACCCCTAACCAGTTAGCATGCTTAGCCAAGGCAGTTTCATACCACAGCGTTTATGTGCCCGTATCTGCACTAGGCTACATCACTGCCAATGGCGTAACCACAAAAACAGTGAATTCCGCAGACATTGAGCAAGCGCCACTGCCGTGTATAGCACGTGTAAGTGTCCAATGGAAACAGAAGTGTGCACCACATGTATTAGGCAAGCCAACAAAAATATTTTCAACAGGCATCGTTGTCTCACCAAAGTAGACAATGAATTCAGATCCCACTTCGGT
This region includes:
- the LOC142776502 gene encoding uncharacterized protein LOC142776502; protein product: MGTPLPRTGDSFPTAEKEGYVTYSTPPQQELQLGVGALSQPSFVPAENVSECTADRCSIAPALGYVAFIGVRHDPNLFVCHDAARNSSRYHSKGRPADQGPDIQDKLHWKDTFFATKAPSVHSNWRRRSIAAPLNRWATYASAAEKHSGEVSATPEELAMTLRKATERHREIWPGYPLFAGRNVRLFFLNCSS